A single window of Leopardus geoffroyi isolate Oge1 chromosome D4, O.geoffroyi_Oge1_pat1.0, whole genome shotgun sequence DNA harbors:
- the LOC123592816 gene encoding olfactory receptor 1L8-like: MFFVLAGFMIMERVNQTSSVSEFILLGLSSQPEDQKPLFILFLTMYLVTITGNLLIILAIHSDPQLQTPMYFFLSFLSFTDICFTTTIVPRMLVNFLSEKTISYAECLTQMYFIYALGNTDSFLLVVMAFDCYVAICDPFHYVTTMNHHHCVLLVAFSCSFPHFHSLLHTLLLNRLTFCDNNVIHHFLCDINPLLKLSCSSTFLNEILIMSEGSVVLVTPFVCITFSYIRILITVLKIPSAAGKRKAFSTCGSHLTVVTLFYGSIFYVYLQPLSNYTVRDRVATLVYTVLTSMLNPFIYSLRNKDLKQGLRKLMGGRKS; the protein is encoded by the coding sequence ATGTTCTTTGTTTTAGCTGGCTTCATGATCATGGAAAGAGTCAACCAAACCAGCAGTGTTTCTGAGTTCATCCTCCTGGGACTCTCCTCCCAGCCTGAAGACCAGAAGCCACTCTTTATCCTCTTCCTCACCATGTACCTGGTCACCATAACAGGGAACCTGCTCATCATCCTCGCCATCCACTCTGACCCCCAGCTCCAGAcccccatgtatttcttcctgagtTTCCTGTCCTTCACTGACATTTGCTTTACAACAACCATTGTCCCCAGGATGCTAGTGAACTTCCTGTCAGAAAAGACCATCTCCTATGCTGAGTGTCTGACacagatgtattttatttatgctcTGGGCAACACTGACAGCTTCCTCCTGGTGGTCATGGCCTTTGACtgctatgtggccatctgtgaCCCCTTCCACTATGTCACCACCATGAACCACCACCACTGTGTCCTGCTGGTGGCCTTTTCCTGCTCATTTCCTCACTTCCACTCACTCCTACACACACTGCTACTGAATCGTCTCACCTTCTGTGACAACAATGTTATCCATCACTTCCTCTGTGACATCAACCCTCTGCTGAAATTGTCCTGCTCCTCCACATTTCTCAATGAAATCTTGATAATGTCAGAAGGTTCTGTTGTTTTGGTGACCCCCTTTGTGTGCATCACCTTCTCTTATATACGAATCCTCATCACAGTTCTCAAGATCCCCTCAGCTGCTGGGAAACGCaaagccttctccacctgtggCTCTCACCTCACTGTGGTAACCCTCTTTTATGGAAGCATCTTCTACGTCTATTTACAGCCCCTGTCCAACTACACTGTGAGAGATCGTGTGGCAACACTTGTCTACACAGTTCTTACCTCCATGCTGAACCCTTTTATCTATAGCCTGAGAAACAAAGACCTGAAACAGGGCCTGAGGAAACTGATGGGTGGgaggaagtcctag